The Coffea eugenioides isolate CCC68of chromosome 8, Ceug_1.0, whole genome shotgun sequence genome has a segment encoding these proteins:
- the LOC113780226 gene encoding disease resistance protein RPM1-like, producing the protein MAETVLSLCCVNSQLFCTREGRLLRRASTRARFFGIASTGFLRLCSEKFQLPSRIEKLVIELLAKYKASKSESKTQETSYSQLLEEDDYQLKVVSVVGMGGLGKNYPSGKKSILRILSQKAFPSSCLGNVSQTCDLFRISPERLDSAVTQGRKKPVPQSIESLNTTELKRNSSKDFLSTSWKTCLLYTSIYPEDYAIECYDLINLWIAERFVEWREGMSIEDVAWGCLSELVNRRLIQVTDVFYEGLPNTCRIHDLLREVILLKSREQNMVTVITEQLTRWPSEKVRRLVVHGSSSNNTQHHQQRPNYCFDHLRSFVTVGSTNLLLHKMLLSEVSRSSKLLKVLDLTGQEAQKKIPNEIFKMFRLKHLDLYGTGVERVPKAIGKLQHLEYLNLGETGVRELPTEILKLQKLRVLRVYQQVDSSDADYGYHGFKAPSNMVRLLALEILDCIDASSGSTIVKEIGKLTQLRELYITKLRREDGKELCSSLANLTSLRELSVTSIGKGDDHEIIDLNHHHPSLSSSSSSFLQSLRMLILRGRLEKMPKWIVHLHGLVRIDLDWSGLRSEEDPFESLQHLPNLVSINFCGSYQGEGLCFKAGGFLKLEWMYLKRLEGLRWMRVEEGALPRFHELILEQLPLLDELPLGIQHLSHLQGLYLYEMSSKMIEKVENQKEESEDYRKIAHIPEIVIGCYTDDGEWRQHSLWAEKK; encoded by the exons ATGGCAGAAACAGTTCTCTCTTTGTGCTGCGTCAACTCTCAACTTTTCTGCACGAGGGAGGGACGACTATTGCGGAGGGCTTCGACAAGAG CTCGCTTCTTCGGCATCGCTTCAACAGGATTTCTACGGCTCTGTTCGGAGAAATTTCAGCTTCCATCAAGAATTGAGAAGCTCGTCATCGAGTTGCTAGCGAAATACAAAGCATCCAAGTCAGAATCAAAAA CCCAAGAAACGTCTTATTCTCAGCTCCTCGAAGAGGATGATTACCAACTGAAAGTTGTTTCAGTGGTTGGTATGGGAGGACTTGGCAAAAACTACCCTAGTGGAAAAAAGTCCATTTTGAGGATCTTGAGTCAGAAGGCATTTCCCAGTTCGTGCTTGGGTAACGTCTCTCAAACATGTGACCTTTTCAGGATTTCTCCTGAAAGACTTGATTCGGCAGTTAcacaaggaaggaagaaaccaGTCCCACAATCGATCGAGTCTTTGAATACCACCGAGCTGAAAAGGAATTCATCAAAGGATTTTCTTTCAACAAGCTGGAAG ACATGTCTGTTGTACACAAGTATCTACCCAGAGGATTATGCAATAGAATGCTATGACCTAATTAATTTGTGGATTGCTGAAAGGTTTGTAGAATGGAGAGAAGGAATGAGTATTGAAGATGTAGCTTGGGGTTGTCTTAGTGAACTCGTTAATAGAAGGCTAATTCAAGTGACTGACGTGTTTTATGAAGGATTACCCAACACTTGTCGAATCCATGACCTGTTGAGAGAAGTTATTCTTCTCAAGTCAAGAGAACAAAACATGGTCACAGTTATTACTGAACAACTAACGAGGTGGCCGTCCGAGAAGGTACGCCGTCTGGTAGTCCATGGTAGTAGCAGTAACAACACCCAGCATCACCAACAAAGACCAAATTATTGCTTTGACCACCTTCGATCGTTCGTTACTGTTGGATCCACGAACCTACTACTACACAAAATGTTGTTATCTGAAGTTTCGAGGAGTAGTAAGCTGTTAAAGGTTTTGGATTTGACTGGCCAAGAGGCACAGAAGAAAATACCAAATGAGATTTTCAAGATGTTTCGTCTCAAGCATTTGGACCTATATGGTACAGGAGTGGAAAGAGTCCCAAAAGCCATTGGAAAGCTTCAACATTTGGAGTATCTGAATTTGGGAGAGACTGGAGTTAGGGAATTACCCACGGAAATTCTAAAGCTGCAAAAACTTCGGGTTCTCAGAGTATATCAACAAGTTGATTCTTCCGATGCTGATTATGGATATCATGGATTTAAAGCTCCCTCGAATATGGTAAGGCTTCTTGCCCTAGAAATATTAGACTGCATAGATGCAAGTAGTGGATCCACAATAGTTAAGGAGATAGGAAAGCTGACCCAATTAAGAGAGCTATATATTACAAAGTTGAGAAGAGAAGATGGAAAGGAGCTCTGCTCCTCCCTTGCTAACCTCACCAGTCTTCGGGAATTAAGCGTTACTTCAATTGGAAAAGGTGATGATCATGAGATAATTGATCTAAATCATCATcatccttctctttcttcttcttcttcttcgtttCTTCAATCTCTTCGTATGCTGATTTTGCGTGGCCGCTTAGAAAAGATGCCAAAATGGATAGTTCATCTTCATGGCTTGGTAAGAATAGATTTGGATTGGAGCGGGTTAAGGAGTGAGGAGGATCCGTTTGAATCCCTCCAACATTTGCCCAATTTGGTTAGTATTAATTTCTGTGGATCTTACCAGGGAGAAGGGTTGTGTTTCAAGGCTGGAGGGTTCCTAAAGCTGGAGTGGATGTACTTAAAGAGACTGGAAGGGTTgagatggatgagagtggaggagGGTGCATTGCCTCGTTTCCATGAACTCATTCTGGAACAACTTCCATTGCTAGATGAGTTACCTTTGGGTATTCAGCACTTGAGCCATCTTCAAGGGCTGTATTTGTATGAGATGAGTTCCAAAATGATAGAAAAGGTAGAGAATCAGAAGGAAGAAAGTGAAGATTACAGAAAAATCGCACACATTCCTGAAATTGTCATTGGTTGCTATACAGATGATGGGGAATGGAGACAACACAGCCTGTGGGCTGAGAAGAAGTAG